In the Gossypium arboreum isolate Shixiya-1 chromosome 10, ASM2569848v2, whole genome shotgun sequence genome, one interval contains:
- the LOC128281718 gene encoding uncharacterized protein LOC128281718 produces MGCGESKHAVIENTISRKNSKAGSERGKSSQGIEETRKVDSEVSLSVQQEGKNDGLDIVGVASGTTSISRRNSRARSKKGKSSETIEESKKVDGETSSMVQQKEVKNDNRDTDGNNSGTVVDGKKVAESIELKKGDKTMAEETKEKIMEEIKLVEETKDGEAKTMKKENLVQRSKTITSTTTTEAKVSTLVEKQEEKPAGVEDLKKK; encoded by the exons ATGGGGTGTGGTGAATCAAAACACGCTGTCATCGAAAACACCATTAGCCGAAAAAACTCAAAGGCGGGATCCGAGCGAGGGAAAAGCTCCCAAGGCATTGAAGAAACAAGGAAAGTTGATAGCGAAGTGAGCTTATCGGTGCAACAGGAAGGCAAAAACGACGGTTTGGACATCGTTGGAGTCGCTTCTGGAACCACCTCTATCAGTCGGAGGAATTCGAGAGCAAGGTCCAAGAAGGGGAAAAGCTCGGAAACCATTGAAGAATCGAAGAAAGTTGATGGCGAAACAAGCTCAATGGTGCAACAGAAGGAAGTCAAAAATGACAATCGGGACACCGACGGGAATAATTCCGGCACTGTGGTTGATGGGAAGAAGGTAGCTGAAAGCATCGAATTGAAGAAAGGAGATAAAACGATGGCCGAAGAGACAAAAGAAAAAATTATGGAGGAAATTAAGCTTGTTGAAGAAACAAAAGATG GAGAAGCTAAAACTATGAAGAAAGAGAACTTGGTACAAAGGTCAAAAACAATAACTTCTACAACTACAACTGAAGCTAAAGTTTCAACCCTAGTTGAAAAACAG GAAGAAAAACCGGCAGGAGTGGAGGATTTGAAGAAAAAGTGA